The following are encoded in a window of Lentisphaera araneosa HTCC2155 genomic DNA:
- a CDS encoding TrmB family transcriptional regulator: MIEIKKQLMEVGLSSKEVEVYLSILKMGSSTVMELSYESGVNRCTVYDILESLKKMGLVTQTYKGKRRVFMVQHPESLNLMPRKALDVIGEIMPELNCLYNKAMHKSRIEYHEGYEGIVYANDKLLEVTEKEYYYFGSVEEMTRLIGSRYLEKFVKKRVSLGIWSNAVRIRGKETDLDFMQGDDKNLRRVKYFPRSISEDLAALYVTDSHVFIISSLNEGYSIIIESFELVSLMKTVWNIIWAVAED, from the coding sequence ATGATTGAAATAAAAAAGCAATTAATGGAAGTGGGCTTATCCTCTAAGGAAGTTGAAGTCTATTTGAGCATTTTAAAAATGGGCTCATCAACGGTGATGGAACTTTCTTATGAAAGTGGAGTGAATCGCTGCACGGTATACGATATTTTAGAATCTCTAAAGAAGATGGGCTTAGTGACTCAAACATATAAAGGCAAGCGTCGTGTCTTTATGGTTCAGCACCCAGAGAGTTTAAATTTAATGCCGCGCAAAGCTTTGGATGTCATTGGTGAGATTATGCCCGAACTCAACTGCCTCTATAACAAAGCTATGCATAAGTCCCGCATTGAGTATCATGAGGGCTATGAGGGGATAGTTTATGCCAACGATAAGCTCTTGGAAGTGACAGAGAAAGAATATTATTACTTTGGTTCTGTAGAAGAGATGACTCGACTTATTGGTTCTCGTTATTTAGAGAAATTTGTGAAAAAGCGGGTCTCTTTAGGGATTTGGTCGAATGCGGTTCGGATTCGCGGTAAAGAAACAGATCTAGACTTTATGCAGGGGGACGATAAAAATTTGCGGCGGGTAAAGTACTTTCCTCGTTCGATAAGTGAAGATTTGGCTGCTTTATATGTGACTGATAGCCATGTATTTATAATCTCATCTCTCAATGAAGGTTATAGTATTATTATTGAAAGTTTTGAACTGGTGTCTTTGATGAAAACAGTTTGGAACATCATTTGGGCTGTAGCAGAGGATTAG
- a CDS encoding type II secretion system protein produces MKKFTLLELLAVIAIIGILASLLLPALGKARKTTLNADCINKQRQNGYALKCIYVDNDNDNDNDNIYPLHNSSQTLWVGQKGTGRYNADKSSILIKALNQYLGTFQEGDIVVSSKCSAPKTDDPYLLKDGTDFMAKKS; encoded by the coding sequence ATGAAAAAATTCACCTTGTTAGAACTTTTAGCAGTCATAGCAATCATAGGCATTTTAGCATCACTTTTATTGCCAGCTTTAGGAAAAGCACGCAAAACTACCCTTAATGCGGACTGCATAAATAAACAGCGACAAAACGGCTATGCCTTAAAATGTATTTATGTCGATAACGATAATGATAATGATAATGATAACATCTACCCCCTACACAATAGTAGTCAAACACTTTGGGTCGGACAAAAAGGCACTGGTAGATACAATGCCGATAAATCTAGTATCTTAATCAAAGCACTTAATCAATACTTGGGCACTTTTCAAGAAGGCGACATAGTGGTCAGCTCTAAATGCAGTGCACCCAAAACGGATGATCCCTATCTCCTGAAAGACGGGACTGATTTCATGGCTAAGAAGTCATAA
- a CDS encoding MFS transporter, with product MNYKKLQIRIFTLSWLSYAFYYVSRKNFSVVKSTLHEDLGFSMVQLGTIETLYAGSYMLGQFISGALGDKLGPRKLLTFGMFGSAITSIIMGLSVAYSIFAFSLVFNGLFQSTGWANNLKAMTPWFNQESRGKVTGFWCTCYTAGPIIATATATYLLVNYSWQTAFIIPGILVMAVGALVFFFLIDSPEKAGFESSEVTPSREINEKSKTPFMQMITHPTVIVYGIAYAFIKFVRYSFTFWLPWYLYERLGFSKGDSGYVSVAFEMGGFFGVIGIGVLSDKYFSKNRAKIVVICIMAMAGALYLYQLFGGADMLLNVLLLALIGFMLFGGDSVLSASATQDIGGKEATASAVGIVNGIGSLGGVCGGVIPALITQRFGWSALFYFLIFSTIFAGVLLSVCTQKKGTRIDRQN from the coding sequence ATGAATTACAAAAAACTACAAATTCGCATCTTTACATTAAGTTGGCTATCCTATGCTTTTTACTATGTGAGTCGCAAAAACTTTTCAGTTGTTAAGTCAACTCTTCACGAGGACCTCGGCTTCTCAATGGTACAATTAGGGACAATAGAAACCCTCTATGCGGGAAGCTATATGTTAGGACAATTTATTTCCGGAGCTTTAGGAGATAAGTTGGGGCCGCGAAAATTATTAACCTTTGGAATGTTCGGCTCTGCCATTACTTCAATTATCATGGGGCTAAGCGTCGCCTATAGCATTTTTGCCTTTTCTTTGGTTTTTAATGGGCTTTTTCAATCGACGGGTTGGGCTAATAATTTAAAGGCAATGACTCCTTGGTTTAATCAAGAAAGTAGGGGGAAGGTTACCGGTTTTTGGTGTACTTGTTATACAGCAGGTCCCATTATTGCCACTGCAACAGCAACTTATTTGCTGGTCAATTACAGTTGGCAAACAGCCTTTATTATTCCTGGGATTTTGGTTATGGCAGTAGGGGCATTAGTATTTTTCTTTCTGATCGATTCTCCAGAAAAAGCGGGGTTTGAATCAAGTGAAGTGACCCCTTCGAGGGAAATTAATGAGAAGTCAAAAACGCCATTTATGCAGATGATTACTCATCCAACAGTGATTGTTTACGGCATTGCCTATGCCTTTATTAAGTTCGTGCGCTACAGCTTCACTTTTTGGCTTCCTTGGTATTTATACGAGCGTTTAGGCTTTTCTAAAGGTGATTCGGGTTATGTGTCGGTGGCGTTCGAAATGGGCGGATTTTTTGGGGTTATTGGAATAGGGGTCCTATCAGATAAATACTTCAGTAAAAACCGTGCCAAGATTGTTGTGATATGCATTATGGCCATGGCAGGGGCGCTTTACTTGTATCAGCTTTTTGGTGGGGCAGACATGCTACTCAACGTACTTTTACTCGCCCTTATTGGCTTTATGCTTTTTGGTGGAGATTCGGTTCTTTCGGCGTCGGCGACACAGGATATTGGCGGTAAAGAAGCGACGGCATCGGCAGTTGGTATAGTGAATGGTATAGGTTCATTAGGAGGTGTCTGTGGTGGTGTAATCCCAGCTTTGATTACGCAAAGATTTGGTTGGTCAGCACTATTTTATTTTTTAATTTTCTCAACAATTTTCGCTGGGGTTTTACTCTCGGTTTGTACTCAAAAAAAAGGAACTCGAATTGATAGACAAAACTAA
- a CDS encoding HAD family hydrolase gives MIDKTKLFIFDMDGTLVDTERLYMKSLMKACGARGFKLDLSSSSKMVYGKAWTSVFEDVDGLKPNLFESSKELEKDCAIYFDEYIKNYTPAIASSVSLLKELAQDNPVCIVSGSSRQHIAHFIDKLEIKNEVDFYLGNEDYKIGKPHPECYLKAALKMKVDTKDCVVFEDSTAGVSAAKSSEMFCVAFKNEDNPQDLSHADLVLTCLSQFSSMSTI, from the coding sequence TTGATAGACAAAACTAAACTTTTTATTTTCGACATGGATGGAACCTTAGTTGATACTGAGAGATTATATATGAAATCACTCATGAAGGCCTGTGGAGCTCGAGGTTTTAAACTTGATCTAAGTTCATCAAGTAAAATGGTTTATGGTAAGGCATGGACCAGTGTATTTGAGGATGTAGATGGATTAAAACCCAATTTATTTGAATCGAGTAAAGAATTGGAAAAAGATTGCGCAATTTACTTTGATGAATATATAAAAAATTATACCCCCGCTATAGCAAGTTCAGTGTCTTTACTCAAAGAGCTTGCTCAAGATAATCCAGTTTGCATTGTTTCGGGTTCATCTCGCCAGCACATAGCTCATTTTATTGATAAGCTTGAGATAAAAAACGAGGTAGACTTTTATCTGGGGAATGAAGATTATAAAATAGGTAAGCCCCACCCAGAATGTTACTTGAAAGCAGCACTTAAAATGAAAGTAGATACCAAAGACTGTGTGGTTTTTGAAGATTCCACTGCAGGAGTGAGCGCAGCTAAGAGTTCGGAAATGTTTTGTGTGGCCTTCAAAAATGAGGATAATCCCCAAGATCTTTCTCATGCCGATTTGGTTTTAACTTGCCTCAGCCAGTTTTCATCAATGAGTACGATTTAA
- a CDS encoding ethanolamine ammonia-lyase subunit EutB, with protein sequence MSQYKFTLANHIYCFSDLKELLAKASAVKSGDYLAGVGASSEEERMAARFALADLPLKTFLKEELIPFEEDEVSRLIAEQHDEIAFETISHLTVGGFRDWLLSYEVGAEDLKKVSRGLTPEMAAAVSKLMRNQDLVLVASKIEVISRFRTSIGLKGHLATRLQPNDPTDDPRSIAAGVLDGLLNGSGDAVIGINPATDNVQSATMLLNLLDELRQAYQIPMQSCVLTHITNAMMIMEKNGPVDLVFQSIAGTEVANSSFGININLLREAYEAALSLKRGSIGENVMYFETGQGSALSANAHHGVDQQTVEARAYALAREFKPLLVNTVVGFIGPEYLYDGKQIIRAGLEDNFCGKLLGLPMGCDICYTNHAEADQNDMDNLLSLLGLAGTNFIIGVPGADDIMLNYQSTSFHDANYLRQVLGLKRAPEFEQWLIKMNLCDEQGYLLPLKNSAFLYKGLEDIRS encoded by the coding sequence TTGAGTCAATATAAGTTCACTTTAGCGAATCACATTTACTGTTTTTCTGATTTAAAAGAACTCTTGGCAAAGGCAAGTGCTGTTAAATCGGGGGATTACTTAGCAGGCGTGGGAGCGAGTTCAGAAGAGGAACGAATGGCGGCGCGCTTTGCTTTGGCAGACTTACCTTTAAAAACTTTCTTAAAGGAAGAACTCATTCCTTTTGAAGAAGATGAAGTGAGTCGCTTAATAGCGGAGCAACATGACGAAATTGCTTTTGAAACTATAAGTCACCTGACTGTTGGAGGCTTTCGCGATTGGCTCTTGTCGTATGAAGTGGGGGCGGAAGACTTAAAGAAAGTTTCTAGAGGACTGACTCCAGAAATGGCCGCCGCAGTTTCAAAACTAATGAGAAACCAGGACTTGGTTTTAGTTGCTTCAAAAATTGAAGTCATTAGTCGCTTCAGGACTAGTATTGGCTTAAAGGGTCATTTGGCCACACGCCTTCAGCCAAATGATCCGACAGATGACCCACGTTCAATTGCAGCAGGTGTTTTAGATGGTTTACTCAACGGTAGTGGGGATGCTGTCATTGGCATTAACCCAGCGACTGATAATGTTCAGTCCGCGACAATGCTACTCAATCTATTAGATGAATTACGCCAAGCCTACCAGATCCCCATGCAATCCTGTGTATTGACTCACATCACGAATGCGATGATGATAATGGAGAAAAATGGACCTGTAGATTTGGTGTTCCAATCAATTGCGGGGACTGAAGTAGCTAATTCGAGTTTTGGTATCAATATTAATTTATTGCGCGAGGCCTACGAAGCCGCTCTAAGTTTGAAACGTGGAAGCATTGGTGAAAATGTGATGTATTTCGAAACTGGGCAGGGCAGTGCTCTGTCAGCCAATGCTCATCATGGTGTAGATCAACAGACAGTAGAAGCCCGAGCCTATGCACTTGCGCGTGAATTCAAACCTTTACTAGTTAATACCGTAGTGGGTTTTATCGGTCCCGAATACCTCTATGATGGTAAACAAATTATACGTGCCGGACTTGAGGATAATTTTTGTGGGAAGCTCTTAGGGCTACCAATGGGCTGTGACATTTGTTACACGAATCATGCCGAGGCAGATCAAAATGATATGGATAATCTCTTGAGCCTCTTGGGACTTGCGGGAACTAATTTCATTATCGGTGTTCCAGGTGCTGATGATATAATGCTCAATTATCAGAGTACTTCATTTCACGATGCAAATTACCTGAGGCAGGTTTTGGGGCTTAAACGTGCGCCAGAGTTTGAGCAATGGTTAATTAAAATGAATTTATGTGATGAGCAGGGCTATTTGTTACCTTTAAAAAACAGCGCTTTTTTATATAAAGGTTTGGAGGATATACGTTCATGA
- the eutC gene encoding ethanolamine ammonia-lyase subunit EutC, translating into MKNEVESNKALQALKALSAARLGLQRAGSSISTRDILKFDLDHARARDAVHLAFDIAKMKTQLKDLGLELLELQSAASDRSTYLQRPDLGRKLAERSVEDLKNFQSTKSQTYDLGIFIADGLSSRAIHTNALPFLRDFLPLAENNNWTCAPLTIVNQGRVAIADEIGEILKTRLSIILIGERPGLSAADSMGIYITYEPRVGRNDSERNCLSNIRQGGLSSLLAAEKLEKLIQNIFCMGVSGVDVKEGADTLIDHKTKLND; encoded by the coding sequence ATGAAAAACGAAGTCGAAAGCAATAAAGCTTTGCAAGCCTTAAAGGCTTTGAGTGCAGCACGCTTGGGTTTGCAACGAGCAGGCTCAAGTATTTCTACTCGTGATATCCTTAAATTTGATTTAGATCATGCCCGGGCAAGAGATGCGGTTCACTTAGCCTTTGATATAGCTAAAATGAAAACTCAATTAAAAGATTTGGGTTTGGAACTTCTTGAGCTTCAAAGTGCGGCAAGCGACCGCAGTACCTACTTACAGCGCCCAGATTTAGGGAGGAAATTAGCTGAGCGATCAGTGGAGGATTTAAAGAATTTTCAGAGTACAAAATCTCAGACTTATGATCTGGGAATCTTTATTGCGGATGGCTTATCATCGCGTGCCATTCATACGAATGCGCTTCCCTTTCTTAGGGATTTTCTGCCTTTGGCAGAAAATAATAATTGGACTTGTGCGCCACTAACTATAGTCAATCAAGGACGTGTGGCTATTGCGGATGAGATTGGTGAAATTCTAAAAACACGCCTAAGTATCATCTTAATCGGAGAAAGACCAGGCTTGAGTGCCGCCGATAGTATGGGGATCTATATAACTTATGAACCACGTGTGGGACGCAATGATTCCGAACGAAATTGCTTGTCAAATATTCGTCAGGGTGGTTTAAGCTCCTTGTTAGCCGCAGAAAAATTAGAGAAGCTGATTCAAAATATCTTTTGCATGGGAGTCTCGGGTGTCGATGTCAAAGAAGGCGCAGACACACTGATAGATCATAAAACTAAACTAAATGATTGA
- a CDS encoding DUF1587 domain-containing protein, protein MTKRFLSFLGLMATTVCVQAIEKNPHDFETKVKPLLETFCIRCHGERKQKGEVRIDILDPDMIKGMDAEKWHAALDVINTEDMPPEDVKQPSSEERLVIVDWMSHELKVAKEMKRGKQNNVMRRLTKQQYSNTLQDLLGVNANFGKKLPPDPLSHMGFSNSGETLSMSQLQFEYYEQIAREALEAAIGPEKKPVSRRYQLEFGDKISNKVYNKISGYKTIDLSAKNFHTHVFDDHGNLLEDQARTPQGELVEDVKKSIMVDFRGSDRERFGMAKDGVVLYGAVPHVEKAPTSWHGASPNLKMLIRNHFPEEGPFAFRVKASHGEYLETKTGFLPVTSSQVTYENTINHPFSHICQVDNNLLYPFFVIFA, encoded by the coding sequence ATGACTAAACGATTTTTGAGCTTTTTAGGCTTGATGGCTACGACGGTGTGCGTCCAAGCTATTGAAAAGAACCCCCACGATTTTGAAACGAAAGTTAAACCCCTATTAGAAACTTTTTGTATACGCTGTCACGGCGAACGAAAGCAGAAAGGTGAAGTGCGTATCGATATTCTGGATCCTGATATGATAAAAGGTATGGATGCGGAGAAGTGGCACGCAGCCCTTGATGTGATTAATACCGAAGATATGCCTCCCGAGGATGTGAAACAACCCAGTTCTGAAGAACGTCTGGTGATTGTAGATTGGATGAGTCATGAACTAAAAGTGGCTAAAGAAATGAAGCGAGGTAAGCAAAATAATGTCATGCGTCGTCTCACTAAACAGCAGTATAGCAATACCCTTCAGGACCTTCTAGGTGTGAACGCAAACTTTGGTAAAAAGCTACCGCCTGATCCTCTCTCTCACATGGGTTTTAGTAATAGTGGAGAAACTCTCTCTATGTCTCAACTTCAGTTCGAGTACTATGAACAAATAGCTCGCGAAGCTTTAGAAGCCGCAATTGGACCAGAGAAAAAACCTGTCAGCCGTCGTTATCAACTTGAGTTTGGAGATAAAATTTCTAATAAGGTTTATAACAAAATTAGCGGTTACAAAACCATCGATTTGAGTGCAAAAAATTTCCATACGCATGTCTTTGATGACCACGGAAACCTTTTAGAAGATCAGGCAAGAACCCCTCAAGGAGAACTCGTCGAAGATGTGAAGAAAAGCATCATGGTGGATTTTCGCGGCTCGGATCGTGAACGTTTTGGCATGGCCAAAGACGGCGTGGTTCTTTATGGAGCCGTTCCCCATGTGGAAAAAGCGCCGACCTCATGGCATGGTGCGAGTCCGAATTTGAAAATGCTCATTAGAAATCATTTTCCAGAAGAGGGTCCTTTTGCTTTTAGAGTTAAAGCTTCTCACGGAGAATACCTAGAGACGAAAACGGGTTTTTTACCTGTGACAAGTAGCCAAGTAACTTATGAAAACACGATTAACCATCCATTTAGCCATATTTGTCAAGTAGACAATAATCTATTGTATCCGTTTTTTGTTATTTTTGCTTAA
- a CDS encoding IS110 family transposase, with protein MKMYTTKTKFHCGIDLHKSMSYICVMDKEGKIYVHTEIKNNDFQYMKKILSPYWDDLTIACETTYNWYKLSDFCETEPVQFALGHALYMGAIHGGKAKNDKIDSKKITDLLRTNLLPKAYACPRRFRSHRDLLRRRIKLVSIRSGISIYLNLFEDQNNLKHSSAELRRNAKSSLQFMDLQTFLPEDHAMARNYQLNADLLKMFTDQLKQIDKDLVKFTLDSQFKEDFEIVKSMKGIGDILGMTLVYETHDIQRFKTPGDYASYCRVVKCKKESAGKSYGYSGTKMGNPNLKWAFGEIAMLAKSDPVMKFFADELDQRHGKRKGRSIFIHKICRAIYFMLLRKKPFDPIDFFGREKYERLTKKVH; from the coding sequence ATGAAAATGTATACTACAAAAACAAAATTTCACTGCGGAATTGATCTTCACAAATCGATGTCTTATATCTGCGTGATGGACAAAGAAGGAAAAATATACGTGCACACAGAGATCAAAAATAATGACTTTCAGTACATGAAGAAAATCCTCTCTCCTTATTGGGATGACCTTACTATTGCCTGCGAAACTACTTACAACTGGTACAAATTATCTGATTTTTGTGAAACAGAGCCCGTTCAATTTGCCCTAGGCCATGCCCTTTATATGGGAGCAATTCATGGAGGTAAAGCAAAGAACGATAAAATAGACAGTAAAAAAATAACAGATTTGTTACGAACTAATCTCCTGCCCAAAGCGTATGCTTGTCCACGTCGGTTTCGTTCTCACCGAGATCTACTACGCCGTCGAATCAAGCTCGTGAGTATTCGCTCAGGTATATCAATTTATCTTAATCTCTTCGAAGACCAAAATAATTTAAAACATAGTTCTGCTGAGCTTCGACGAAATGCAAAGTCATCACTTCAGTTCATGGATCTTCAGACATTCCTACCAGAAGATCATGCTATGGCTCGAAACTATCAACTCAACGCCGATTTACTAAAGATGTTTACTGATCAGTTAAAACAAATAGATAAGGACCTTGTGAAATTCACCCTTGACTCTCAGTTCAAAGAAGATTTTGAAATAGTGAAATCAATGAAAGGTATCGGAGATATTTTAGGTATGACTCTGGTTTATGAAACTCATGATATTCAAAGATTTAAAACTCCAGGTGATTATGCAAGTTACTGTCGCGTTGTTAAATGCAAAAAAGAAAGTGCGGGAAAAAGTTATGGTTATAGTGGGACAAAAATGGGCAACCCTAACTTAAAGTGGGCCTTTGGTGAAATCGCAATGTTAGCAAAATCAGATCCAGTAATGAAATTCTTTGCCGATGAACTCGATCAACGTCACGGTAAACGCAAAGGACGATCCATCTTTATACATAAAATATGCCGAGCTATTTATTTTATGCTTTTACGAAAGAAACCTTTTGATCCTATCGATTTTTTCGGCAGAGAAAAATATGAGCGACTCACAAAAAAAGTTCATTAA
- a CDS encoding IS1595-like element ISLar1 family transposase, whose protein sequence is MPKNKIQFQVGVSFPEFIKTFGTEDQCSAYLESCKWPNGFKCETCDSDKYYRYESGSRTIFQCKSCRKNHRLTAGTLFHRTKVPLQKWFLALHQISQSKNSVSALELHRHIDVNYKTAWLIKQKIMQMMYEQDSKYKLKGLVEIDDAYLGGRLEGGKRGRGSENKSPFIAAVETNENRNPVFVKLNPVSSFSYEVIKQWAIDNLEENCDTISDGLRGFSALKEVSNHNVLVTSKAKKEEIESTFKWVNTILSNVKTSISGTFHSLKFEKYGFRYLADLQFRLNRRFELRKMFFGLISKAMTTSQKPVDYLNASLTDSTLSQ, encoded by the coding sequence ATGCCTAAGAATAAAATTCAGTTTCAAGTTGGAGTTAGTTTTCCAGAATTCATCAAAACTTTTGGAACCGAGGATCAATGTAGTGCTTACTTGGAAAGCTGTAAGTGGCCTAATGGTTTTAAATGTGAGACATGCGATAGTGATAAGTATTACCGCTATGAATCTGGAAGCCGCACCATCTTTCAATGTAAATCCTGCCGTAAAAACCATCGTTTAACAGCGGGCACTTTATTTCATCGTACGAAAGTTCCTCTACAGAAGTGGTTCTTAGCTCTGCATCAAATAAGCCAATCAAAGAACAGTGTTTCAGCATTAGAATTACACCGCCATATTGATGTGAATTATAAAACTGCCTGGTTAATAAAGCAGAAAATCATGCAGATGATGTATGAGCAAGACAGTAAGTATAAACTTAAAGGTTTGGTTGAAATAGACGATGCTTACCTAGGTGGTCGACTGGAAGGAGGTAAACGAGGTAGAGGTTCAGAAAACAAATCTCCATTTATAGCGGCTGTGGAAACTAACGAAAATCGAAATCCAGTTTTTGTTAAACTGAATCCTGTATCAAGTTTTTCTTATGAAGTGATTAAACAATGGGCTATAGATAATCTTGAGGAGAACTGTGATACAATTTCAGACGGACTTAGAGGCTTCAGCGCCTTAAAAGAAGTAAGTAATCATAACGTTTTAGTTACTAGTAAAGCAAAGAAAGAAGAAATCGAAAGTACTTTTAAATGGGTGAATACCATTCTGAGTAATGTAAAAACTTCTATTTCTGGAACATTTCATTCACTAAAATTCGAGAAATACGGTTTCAGGTATCTTGCTGATTTACAGTTTAGGCTCAACAGAAGATTTGAACTCAGAAAAATGTTTTTTGGACTGATTTCCAAAGCTATGACTACTTCGCAAAAACCTGTAGATTACCTTAATGCATCGTTAACTGATAGTACGCTTAGCCAATAG
- a CDS encoding DUF1592 domain-containing protein, protein MYENKKLSVPDGAQVLSASDALMGKNMTINDGVLEGVDRGNVSEATFKVSISSDGVYQIDVLRPTLGTKHKNGILGLRADGQEHRLKTRNKAKAEKTPGLILSPMVVSEFKSGEHEIEFSSPNFLGLAKVIISPLGGNNPLEAKFLKAKKRAEASQAMYKNEKPSIQAFVGARGDDGMDHKVFDSSKVVKGEIGVPDIYEFQGRLEDLPVPVKDLSSENKLANIMIVGLYNDNLVKSKEVFGAPLKVHSVEFEAPYYPQWPMASYTEIFPAGEKGSEAYTKEVIQNFMNRAFRKTVEQEKVDRYFNYWKQIKDDYKRYEDGVKEVFVAVLCSPEFLYLTEAKSKQQVNDQALANRMSYFLWNTTPDDQLMQLLKSGKLNEQLDSELERMIHDPRMKDFIAQFAKEWLRLDRLESMSVNVDKYPDFTRFVKKDMRLETLSFLEYCLENNLPVTDFIDSDFAMLNQNLAEFYGIEGVRGNEFRAVKVSTESHRGGLLTQGSILTGHSDGSQAHPIKRAVWLMEKLLNDEPPPPPPNVPELDADNPSFKGLTIKQQLELHREKSSCVSCHEKIDPWGVVFEKYDAVGRFNSSADSKTELLDGTELDGLDELKVYVMENKKRDVLESVTRHLLAYSLGRDLSYMDNEDIDQIVDEVEAKGFGFQDLVKTIIKHQIFKAN, encoded by the coding sequence GTGTATGAAAATAAAAAGCTTTCAGTCCCCGATGGAGCTCAGGTTTTAAGTGCTTCAGATGCATTAATGGGTAAAAACATGACGATTAATGATGGCGTACTTGAAGGTGTAGATCGCGGTAATGTTTCTGAAGCGACCTTCAAAGTATCCATCTCCTCTGATGGAGTGTATCAAATTGACGTTCTAAGACCAACTTTAGGGACAAAACATAAAAATGGAATTCTAGGTTTAAGGGCTGACGGCCAGGAACATCGTTTGAAAACTCGAAATAAAGCGAAGGCTGAAAAAACTCCTGGACTCATTTTGAGTCCCATGGTTGTCAGTGAATTCAAATCTGGGGAACATGAGATTGAATTTTCCTCACCCAATTTTCTAGGTTTAGCTAAAGTTATTATTAGTCCTCTTGGGGGAAATAATCCATTAGAGGCCAAATTCTTAAAGGCCAAAAAAAGAGCAGAAGCTTCTCAGGCGATGTACAAAAATGAGAAGCCCTCAATCCAAGCTTTTGTGGGTGCTCGTGGTGACGATGGCATGGACCATAAAGTTTTTGACTCATCTAAAGTTGTTAAAGGCGAAATTGGTGTCCCAGATATTTATGAGTTCCAGGGACGTTTAGAAGATCTCCCCGTACCAGTTAAGGACCTGAGCTCAGAAAATAAGCTGGCCAACATCATGATTGTCGGGCTTTATAATGATAATTTGGTTAAATCAAAAGAAGTTTTTGGTGCCCCGCTAAAAGTTCACTCAGTCGAATTTGAAGCCCCTTATTATCCTCAGTGGCCGATGGCGAGCTATACAGAGATTTTTCCCGCGGGCGAGAAGGGTTCAGAGGCTTATACCAAAGAAGTTATTCAGAACTTCATGAATCGCGCTTTCCGCAAAACTGTTGAGCAGGAGAAAGTGGATAGGTACTTCAATTATTGGAAACAGATTAAGGACGATTATAAGCGTTACGAAGATGGCGTCAAAGAAGTGTTTGTGGCAGTGCTTTGCTCACCTGAATTTCTTTACCTTACTGAAGCCAAATCAAAGCAGCAGGTCAATGATCAGGCTCTTGCGAATCGGATGTCCTATTTTCTTTGGAATACGACTCCCGATGACCAGCTCATGCAACTCCTAAAATCAGGGAAATTGAATGAGCAACTTGACTCAGAATTGGAGAGAATGATCCATGATCCGCGCATGAAGGATTTTATTGCGCAGTTCGCAAAAGAATGGCTACGCTTAGATCGTTTAGAATCCATGAGTGTCAATGTTGATAAGTACCCAGACTTCACTCGATTTGTGAAAAAAGACATGAGATTGGAAACGCTGAGTTTCCTAGAATACTGCCTGGAAAATAACCTGCCAGTTACTGATTTTATTGATTCTGATTTCGCGATGCTCAATCAAAATCTCGCAGAATTCTATGGTATTGAAGGCGTTCGAGGCAATGAGTTTAGAGCCGTGAAAGTCAGTACAGAAAGTCATCGCGGCGGACTCCTGACTCAAGGAAGTATTCTAACTGGGCATTCAGATGGTAGTCAAGCGCACCCGATTAAGCGTGCTGTTTGGCTCATGGAGAAACTGCTCAATGATGAACCACCGCCCCCACCACCGAACGTGCCGGAACTCGATGCGGATAATCCGAGCTTTAAAGGACTGACAATTAAACAGCAGCTCGAGTTACATCGTGAGAAATCTTCTTGCGTAAGCTGCCACGAAAAAATTGATCCCTGGGGAGTCGTTTTTGAAAAGTACGATGCAGTGGGGCGTTTTAACTCCTCAGCCGATTCCAAAACTGAACTTCTCGATGGAACTGAATTGGATGGCTTAGATGAACTCAAAGTTTACGTCATGGAGAATAAAAAACGCGACGTTCTCGAGTCAGTTACGCGGCACTTACTAGCCTATAGTCTTGGGCGAGATTTATCTTACATGGATAATGAAGATATCGATCAAATTGTCGACGAAGTTGAAGCCAAGGGATTTGGTTTTCAGGACCTCGTAAAAACAATTATCAAACATCAAATTTTTAAAGCGAACTAG